One window of Pseudomonas sp. FP198 genomic DNA carries:
- the rluD gene encoding 23S rRNA pseudouridine(1911/1915/1917) synthase RluD, which produces MSDKIELRAEVPSELGGQRLDQVAAQLFAEHSRSRLSAWIKDGRLTVDGAVIRPRDIVHGGAILELTAEQEAQGEWVAQDIALDIVYEDDDILVINKPAGLVVHPAAGHADGTLLNALLHHVPDIINVPRAGIVHRLDKDTTGLMVVAKTIQAQTQLVTQLQSRSVSRIYECIVIGVVTAGGKINAPIGRHGQQRQRMAVMEGGKQAVSHYRVLERFRSHTHVRVKLETGRTHQIRVHMAHINFPLVGDPAYGGRFRIPPAASQTMVESLKNFPRQALHARFLELDHPTTGKRMSWESPLPDDFVWLLTLLKQDREAFIG; this is translated from the coding sequence AAGTCGCCGCCCAACTCTTCGCCGAGCACTCGCGCTCGCGCCTTTCCGCCTGGATCAAGGACGGTCGCCTGACAGTGGACGGGGCGGTGATCCGTCCGCGCGACATCGTCCATGGCGGTGCCATCCTCGAACTGACCGCCGAGCAGGAGGCCCAGGGAGAATGGGTCGCCCAGGACATTGCCCTGGACATCGTCTACGAAGACGACGACATCCTGGTGATCAACAAGCCCGCGGGCCTGGTGGTCCACCCGGCGGCCGGTCACGCCGATGGCACCCTGCTCAACGCCTTGCTGCATCACGTGCCGGACATCATCAATGTGCCCCGCGCCGGGATCGTGCACCGCCTGGACAAAGACACCACCGGCCTGATGGTGGTCGCCAAGACCATCCAGGCGCAGACACAGCTGGTCACACAGCTGCAAAGCCGTAGCGTCAGCCGCATCTATGAATGCATCGTGATCGGCGTGGTCACCGCCGGTGGCAAGATCAACGCCCCGATCGGCCGTCACGGCCAGCAGCGCCAGCGCATGGCGGTGATGGAAGGTGGCAAGCAGGCGGTCAGTCACTACCGCGTGTTGGAGCGTTTTCGTTCGCACACGCATGTGCGGGTCAAGCTGGAAACCGGCCGGACCCACCAGATTCGCGTGCACATGGCCCATATCAACTTCCCGCTGGTGGGCGACCCGGCCTATGGTGGTCGCTTCCGCATTCCGCCGGCCGCGAGCCAGACGATGGTCGAATCGTTGAAAAACTTCCCGCGTCAGGCGCTGCACGCGCGTTTCCTGGAGCTGGACCACCCGACGACCGGTAAGCGCATGAGCTGGGAATCGCCTTTGCCGGATGACTTCGTCTGGCTGCTGACGCTGCTCAAGCAGGATCGCGAGGCATTCATCGGATGA
- the pgeF gene encoding peptidoglycan editing factor PgeF has protein sequence MSDWLIPDWPAPARVKACVTTREGGVSLAPFDSLNLGDHVGDEPAAVAENRCRLTDRFAMRPAWLQQVHGIDVVEADPAEVAVADASWSATPGIACAAMTADCLPVLFCNYAGTHVAAAHAGWRGLANGVLEATLDRLQVPAEEILAWLGPAIGPQAFEVGPEVREVFVAQLPEAQQAFMPSHNAGKYLADIYALARLRLAARGVTAVYGGGLCTVTDPRFFSYRRNARTGRFASLIWLER, from the coding sequence ATGAGTGACTGGCTGATACCCGACTGGCCCGCGCCGGCCCGGGTCAAGGCCTGTGTCACCACCCGCGAGGGCGGCGTCAGCCTGGCGCCGTTCGACAGCCTCAACCTCGGCGACCATGTCGGCGATGAGCCTGCGGCTGTCGCCGAAAACCGTTGTCGCCTCACCGATCGTTTCGCCATGCGTCCGGCCTGGTTGCAGCAGGTCCACGGTATTGACGTGGTCGAAGCTGACCCGGCCGAGGTGGCTGTCGCCGATGCCAGTTGGAGCGCCACGCCGGGTATCGCCTGCGCGGCAATGACAGCCGATTGCCTGCCTGTATTGTTCTGTAACTACGCCGGCACCCATGTCGCGGCGGCCCATGCCGGTTGGCGCGGGTTGGCCAACGGAGTCCTGGAAGCCACCCTTGATCGTCTGCAAGTACCGGCCGAAGAAATCCTCGCCTGGCTCGGCCCGGCCATCGGCCCGCAAGCGTTCGAAGTGGGGCCTGAGGTGCGTGAGGTTTTTGTTGCGCAACTGCCCGAGGCGCAACAAGCCTTCATGCCCAGCCACAATGCCGGGAAATACCTGGCGGATATCTATGCGCTGGCGCGCCTGCGTCTCGCGGCTCGCGGCGTCACCGCCGTGTACGGTGGCGGCCTGTGCACCGTGACCGATCCGCGCTTCTTTTCCTACCGTCGCAACGCCCGCACCGGTCGCTTCGCTTCCCTGATCTGGCTTGAACGCTAG